The Mycobacterium seoulense genomic interval TCGGTGTGCAGTTGATGGGGCCCGCAAACAGCGAGGGCATGCTGATCTCGCTGGCCGCCGAACTGGAGGCCGTGTGCGGGTGGTCGACCAAGCAGCCGACGATGTGGTGGAACGCCGAGACGGGCACGCCGCCGGTGGCCGGCGCCACGCCGTCACGGTGAAGCCCCAAGCGGCACAGCGCGGAATGTTGACTTCGCTTGCGGCTTCGGGTTTGCCAATCGCCGTGCAGCACCGCGTGGCGCGTTAAAAGCCCAGCCGACCAAGCTGTTTGGGGTCGCTTTGCCAGTTCTTGGCCACCTTGACGCGCAGCTCGAGGTAGACCTTGGTGCCCAGCAGCTTCTCGATCTGCCCGCGAGCCGCGGTCCCGACTTCCCGCAGTCGGGCGCCGCCTTTGCCGATGACGATGCCTTTCTGGCTGTCCCGCTCGACGTAGAGGATGGCGTGCACATCGATCAGGTCGTCGCGGTCCTCCCTCGGGTTGACCTCGTCGATGACCACCGCCAGTGAATGCGGCAGCTCGTCGCGGACGCCCTCGAGGGCTGCCTCGCGGATGAGCTCGGCCATCAGCGTCTCTTCGGGTTCGTCGGTCAGTTCGCCGTCGGGGTAGTACGCCGGGCCCTCCGGCAGCGCCGCCACGAGCACGTCGATCAGAACGTCCACCTGCTCGCCGGTGGTTGCCGACACCGGGACGATTTCGGCCGAACTGCCAACGAGGTCGCTGACGGCGACCAGCTGGGCGGCCACCCGGTCCCTCGGGACCTTGTCGATCTTGGTGACGATGGCCACCAGCGTCGTTTTCGGTGCGGTCGAACGGATCTGGTCCACGATCCACCTGTCGCCGGGACCGATCGCCTCGTCGGCCGGGATGCACAAGCCGATCACGTCCACCTCGCCGTAGGTGTCGCGGACCAGGTCGTTGAGGCGCTTGCCCAGCAGGGTGCGCGGCCGATGCAGGCCGGGTGTGTCGACGAGGATGATCTGGAAGTTGTCCCGGTGCACGATCCCGCGAATGGTGTGCCGGGTGGTCTGGGGCCGCGTCGAGGTGATCGCCACCTTGGTGCCCACCAGGGCGTTGGTCAGCGTCGACTTGCCGGTGTTCGGCCGGCCGACCAGACAGACGAAGCCGGAACGGAATTCGGTCATGCCCCGGCGTCCCGGCGCTCAGCCATGCTCTTCGGCCTCACGGTCGCCGGAGCCGTTGGACTCGGGCTCGGCCGGGCTCAGCAGGACGGTGCCGACCCGTACCCGCCCCCGATGGTCGGTGCCGCCCTCGGCTTGCAGGCGCAGGCCGTGTGAGACCACCTCGGCACCGGGCAGCGGAACCCGGCCCAATTCCAGCGCGAGCAGACCGCCGACGGTATCGACGTCGAGATCGTCGTCGAATTCCACGTCGTACAGCTCACCGAGGTCTTCGATCGGCAGCCGCGCCGAAACGCGAAAACGCTTGTCGCCCAAGTCTTCGATCGGCGCCGTCTCCGCCTGGTCGTACTCGTCGGCGATCTCGCCGACGATTTCCTCCAGCACGTCCTCGATGCTGACCAGGCCGGCTATCGCGCCGTACTCGTCGACCAAGAGTGCCATGTGGTTGCGATCGCGCTGCATTTCGCGCAGCAGCGTGTCCAGGGGCTTGGAGTCCGGCACGAACACGGCCGGGCGCATCACCTGCGCGACCGTGATGCCCCGACCCCGGTCACCCGAAAGAAAGCTCTGCTGCACAAGGTCTTTGAGGTACACGACCCCGACGATGTCGTCGACGTTCTCGCCGATCACCGGGAGCCGGGAATGCCCGCTGCGGACCGCGAGGTTCAACGCCTGACTGGCAAGCTTGTCGCTTTCGATCCAGATCATCTCGGTGCGCGGCACCATCACCTCGCGGGCCGGGGTGTCGCCGAGTTCGAAGACCGACTCGATCATCCGGCGTTCGTCGGCGGCGACCACGCCGCGCTGCTGGGCCAGGTCGACGACCTCGCGGAGTTCGATCTCGGATGCGAACGGCCCGTTGCGCAAGCCGCGGCCGGGCGTGAGCGCGTTACCCAGGACCACCAGCAACCGGCTGAGCGGCATCAGCAACCACGAAATGAGCCGCAGCGGAACGGCCGTCGCCAACGAGATGGAATACGCATGCTGGCGGCCCAGGGTGCGCGGGCCGACCCCGATGACGACGAAGCTCATCACCACCATGGTCGCCGCAGCGCCGAACAACGCCCAATTCAGGCCGAAGTTGTCGTAGAGGAACAGCACCAGCAGCACGGTCGCGGTGATCTCGCAGGTGATCCGCAGCAGCACGACCAGGTTGATGTAGCGCGGCCGCTCGGCCATCACCTCGGCCAGCGACACGGCGCCGGGCCGCTCCTCGCGCACCAGTTCCTGGACCCGGGCCAGCGACACCGTGCTGATGGCGGCGTCGATAGCCGCGAACATCCCGCCGATGGCGATCAGCGCCAGCGCGCCGAGCAGCCAGGACAGGCCGGTCAATTGCCGGAAGACCTTGACGTGGTGACGGGCTCCCCTACGTCGTCGTCGCTGCGCTTCCGGTTGAGAGCCCAGGCGGTGAGGCCCACGACCACCCCCAACGCCCCGTAGCCCAGGGCCGAGGGCCACCAGGGCTGGGCGGGTTGAGTGGGCTCCTCGTGCGGGCGAACACCCAGCACCACCAGGAAGTTGCCGTCGTCGGTCGGGCCCACACCCGGCAGCGACTGAGTCTTGGTCACCCTGATTTGGGCGCTGGCGCTGCTGGAGTCGTTGATCTGACCCCAGGCCAGGGTGGAGTCGTCCAGCAGGAAGATCGTGTCCCGGCTGCCGGCCGGTTGGCTGTTGTCCAGGCCCACCACCGAGACCTGGCCGACTTCCACGGTCTGGTTGGCGGCGGGGACGGCGACCAAGACGTTCTGATACACCTTCGGCGGTTCCGGCTGCCGGTAGTCCGGGGGTGGGGGGCCGTTGAAGCCGACGGGCGGCACCGAGCCCCCGCCATAGAAGCTGCCCGACGCCACCCAGCCGTCGCCGACAGCGGTGAACGGGACCACGCCGACGGTGGCGGCATCGAGCAAGATGCGGGTGCCGGCCGGCAGGTATGCCTCCCGGTCGGCACCGTTGTAGGAGTAGTGGAACGTCATCGCCTGATTCAGCGGGTTATACAGGGCCGGACGGCGATAGGCGTCGTCGTAGTCGACGTAGTCCCAGTGCCGCGGCCGGATCAGCCGCTGGTTGTCGACCTTGAGGACGTCGACGTTCTCCCGGTGGGTGCTGACGACGTTCTGCACCCGCTGGTTGAAGTCGATCTGCTGCGGCGGCTTCGGCGGGTCGGCGGGATTGACGCGCATCGGCGGTGCGGCCTTGGCCGCCGCGACGGCCGGCGGCGGGACGTCCAGCCCCCGTGGCGGTGCCACCACCGAGACGTTTCTGGACGCGTCGGGGCCCGCCGCATTGATCGTCGGAACCGTGTTGGCGGGCGGCAGATTCGGCGGGATGACCGGCGGCGCGTGCACCGGCTCCGTGTTGGGCGGCTCGTACGGGGGGAGCGCCGGAAGCTGCACCGGCGCCTCGCTCGGCGACGGCTGAGCCCGGCGGGGCGGCGCGGACTGGGAGCACACGTTGGAGGTGTGATACTGCGCCACCAGATATTGACACCACTGGCAGCTGGTGGGGTTCGATCCCGCGCCGGCGCACGGAGCCGCCTCGGCCACCCCGATCGTGCCGGCCACCACCGAGAACGGTGCCAACGCTACGGCGGCTGCGGCCGCGATACCCGCGAGTTGAAGTCGGCTCAATTGTCGAAATACCTCGACTTGTCCAGCAACCGGCGATCCCGCTCCAGTTGACGGTCCTGCCGGTAGGCCTCGACCTGCTCGGCCACCCACTCCTCGAGCAACCGGCCCTGAAGGGCGAACATCTCTTTTTCCTCGTCCGGCTCGCCGTGGTCGTAGCCCAGCAGATGGAGCACGCCGTGGATGGTCAGCAGCGCCAACTCGTGCCCCAGGCTGTGGCCCGCCGCGTCGGCCTGCCCGGCCGCGAATTCCGGGCACAGCACGATGTCGCCCAGCATCGACGGTCCCGGCTCCGGGGCGTCGGGCCGTCCACCCGGCTCGAGCTCGTCCATCGGGAAACTCATCACGTCCGTCGGCCCGGGCAGGTCCATCCAGCGCATGTGCAGGTCGGCCATGGCCGCGGTGTCCAGCAGCACCATCGACAGCTCGGCCGCCGGGTTGACGTCCATCTTGGCGATGACGAACCGGGCGACGCTGATCAACTCCGCCTCGGAGACGTCGACGCCCGACTCGTTGGATACCTCAATGCTCATACGATGCTCGTCGCACTCAATCACCGGCGCCCGCGGGAGCCCGACGCCCGCCGGGCCGCCCGGTTCATCGCCAGCGCGGGGTCTTCGAATTTCGCGTAGGCGTCGACGATTTCGGAGACCAGCCGGTGGCGCACGACGTCCACACTGGTCAGCTCCGCGATATGGATGTCCTCGACGCTGTCCAGGATCTCGATCGCCGACCGCAGGCCCGACCTGGCGCCGCCGGGAAGATCGACCTGCGTGATGTCCCCGGTGATGACCATCTTCGACCCGAAGCCCAGCCGGGTGAGGAACATCTTCATCTGCTCGGCCGTGGTGTTCTGCGCCTCGTCGAGCACGATGAAAGCCGAATTCAACGTGCGGCCACGCATATACGCCAGCGGCGCCACCTCGATGACCCCGGCCGACATCAGCTTCGGGATCAGCTCGGGATCCATCATGTCGTACAGCGCGTCATACAGCGGCCGCAGGTACGGGTCGATCTTCTCGCTCAGTGTGCCCGGCAAAAAGCCAAGGCGCTCACCGGCTTCCACCGCCGGGCGGGTCAGGATGATGCGGTTGACCTGCTTGGTCTGCAGCGCGCTGACCGCTTTGGCCATCGCCAGATAGGTCTTGCCGGTGCCGGCCGGACCGACCCCGAAGACGATGGTGTTGGCGTCGATCGCGTCGACGTAACGCTTCTGGTTGAGCGTCTTGGGCCGGATCGTCTTCCCGCGCCGCGACAGGATGTCCAGGGTGAGCACCTCGGCCGGCGACTCGTTGTCGGTGCCGGCCAGCATGGCCACGCTGTGGCGGACCACCTCCGGCGTCAGCGGCTGACCGTTGGCGACGATCGCGACCAGCTCGGAGATCGCCCGCTCGGCGAGCGCGACGTCGGCCGACTCCCCCGAGACCGTCACGGCGTTGCCACGCACGTGCACGTCGGCGTTCAGGCTGCGTTCCAACGCGCGGAGGTTTTCATCTGCCGAGCCCAACAAGCCGACGACGACATCGGGCGGAACATCGATGCTGCTGCGTACGTGGGCGGCGTTGGCCTGGAGGCCTCCGGCTGCGTCAACAGCGCTGGTCTCGCGGGGCGTCACGTGGCTCTCGATGCCTGCTTTCTCGGCTTGTCGGTGGTTTGCTCGGCTGCCTAAGTCTACGCCCGGGCCCCACGTTGGTCAGCCGTCAGCCGCGGATTTACAGGCTCGAAGCCTCGTCCCATCGCGGGGTGAGCACGCCGAGCGCCCCCAGGGCCACCGCCGCGGCGGTCGACGTGCGCAGCACCTGGGGACCCAACCGCACCGGCGCCGCCCCGGCCTGGGTCAGCGCGGCGACCTCGTCGGGCGCGATGCCGCCTTCGGGGCCCACGACCAGCAGCAACGCATTCGCGCCGCCCACGTCGATGCCCGTCAGCGGATCGATCGCCGACTCGTGCAACGCCAGCACCACCGCTCCGGTGGCCACCTCGTCGCGGATCCGCTGGGCCAGCTCCGCGGTGGACAGCACGCCGTCGACGGGCGGGATGTGCGCCCGTCGGGATTGCCGGGCCGCCGAACGGGCGACGGCACGCCACCGGCGCAGGCCCTTGTCCGCGCGGGCACCCTGCCAACTCGCCACGCACCGGGCCGCCTGCCAGGCCAGGAACGCGTCCGCGCCGGCTTCGGTGGCCAGCTCGATGGCCAACTCCGAGCGGTCGGACTTCGGCAGCGCCTGGACCACGGTCACCGGCGGCCGGGCGGCCGCGACGCTCCAGCGCTTCAGCACCCGGGCCCGCAGGCCGTCGCGGCCGGCGTGCTCGACCTCGCAGTGCGCCAGGCCGCCGGCCCCGTCGCCGAGGGCCAGTTGTTCGCCGGGACGGATCCGGCGCACGGTGGCGGCGTGGAACCCCTCGTCGCCCTCGAGGACGGCCAGCGAGCCGACATCGGGCAGCGCGTCGACGTAGAACAGGGTCGCGACCATGTGCGCGCGTTGCTAAGCGACTAGCGACCGGTGAAGGTTTCGCGCAGCCGGCTGAACAGCCCACCGCCGGCGTGCGTCGAGCGGACCTCGGGCACGTCGCGGCTGCGGCGGGTCTTCAGCTCGCGCAGCAGTTCGGTGTCGCGGTGGTCCAGCCGGGTGGGCACCAGCACCTCGACGTGGACGTGCAGATCGCCACGGGTGCCCGAGCGCAGGTGCGGCATCCCATGGCCGCGCAGGGTGATGACCGAATTCGGTTGCGTGCCGGGCGGAATGGTGACCTCGCTGATGCCGTCCAGGATGGCGTCGATGGTGATGGTGGCGCCCAGGGCCGCGTCGACCATGGGCACCGACACCGTGCAGTGCAGGTCGTCACCTTCGCGCACGAAGACGTCGTGCGGCTGCTCGTGCACCTCGACGTACAGGTCGCCGGCCGGCCCACCCCCGGGCCCGACCTCGCCTTGGGCGGCGAGCCGCACCCGCATGCCGTCGCCGACCCCGGCGGGGATCTTGACGCTGATCTCACGGCGGGCCCGGACCCGGCCGTCGCCCATGCACTGGTGGCAGGGATCGGGGATGACCACACCAACGCCGCGGCAGGTGGGACACGGTCGCGACGTCATCACCTGACCCAGCAGCGACCGCTGCACCGTCTGTACCTCGCCGCGGCCGCCGCACGTGTCGCACGGGACCGGCACGGAATCACCATTGGTGCCCTTGCCCTGGCAGCGATCACACAGCACCGCGGTGTCGACGGTGACCTGCTTGGTCACGCCGGTCGCGCACTCTTCGAGGTCGAGACGCATCCGCAGCAGCGAGTCCGAGCCGGGCCGCACCCGCCCCATGGGACCGCGGGAGGCCGCGCCGCCGCTGAAGCCGCCGCCGAAGAACGCCTCGAACACGTCGCCCAGGCCGCCGAAACCGCCGCCGAACCCGCCGCCCGCCGCGGCGTTCTCCAGCGGATCGCCACCCAGGTCGACGATGCGCCGCTTCTCGGGGTCGCTCAGCACCTCGTAGGCGACGCTGATCTCCTTGAACTTCGCCTGCGCGGCCTCATCCGGGTTGACGTCGGGATGCAATTCGCGCGCCAACTTGCGGTACGCGCGCTTGATCTCCGCGTCGCCGGCGTTTCTGCTCACGCCGAGCAGCCCGTAATAGTCGCGTGCCACGCCTGACTCTCCTAAACCTGGTCCTTATCCCGCGCCTGCGCATGCTGCGGGTGCGCGTTCATCGAGCACCCAGGACTTCGCCGATATAAAGGGCAACCGCGGCGACGCTGGCAATAGTTCCCGGATAGTCCATCCGGGTGGGCCCCAGCACACCCATCCCGCCGAAGACGGTGTCGGACGTGCCGTAGGCGGTGGTCACCATCGAGGTCCCCGCCATTTCCTCGGCGGCGGTCTCATGGCCGATTCGCACCGTCACCTTACCGGCTTCCTGCTGGGCGGCCAGCAACCGCAGCACCACCACCTGCTCCTCCAACGCTTCCAGGATGGAGCGCAGCGAGCCACCGAAATCGGCGGCGTTGCGCGTGAGATTGGCGGTGCCGCCCATCAGCAGGCGTTCTTCGGTGTGTTCCACCAGCGACTCCAGCAGCACCGTCGCCGACCGGCCGACGGCGTCGCCCAGGCCGTCCGGGGCGCGGAGCTGTCCGGCCAGGTCGGCCACCGCGATCGAGGCCGCCGAGAGCTTCTTGCCGACCAACGCCTGGCCCAGCATCTCGCGGAGTTGGGACAGCTGGTGATCGTCGATGACGTCGCCCAGTTCGACGATGCGCTGATCCACGCGACCCGTGTCGGTGATGACGACCATCAGCAGCCGGGCCGGGGTCAGCGCGATCACCTCGAGGTGGCGCACGGTGGACGACGTCAGCGTCGGGTACTGCACCACGGCCACCTGGCGGGTCAGCTGCGCCAGCAGCCGCACCGCCCGGCGCAGCACGTCGTCCAGGTCGACACCGGACTCGAGGAAGCTCAGGATCGCGCTCCGCTCGGCCGACGACAACGGCTTGACGTCGTGCAGCCGGTCGACGAACTCGCGGTAGCCCTTCTCCGTGGGTACGCGCCCGGAGCTGGTGTGGGGCTGCGTGATGTAGCCCTCGGCCTCCAGCACCGCCATGTCGTTGCGGACCGTCGCGGACGAGACGCCCAAGTTGTGACGCTCCACCAGGCTCTTGGAACCGATAGGTTCCTTGGTGGCAACGAAATCGGCGACGATGGCGCGCAGCACCTCGAAGCGACGCTCGTCGGCACTTCCCACTCGTTGTCACCTCCCTGCACCGCGCTGACCGGTCCATTTTACGGGTCTCGAGTCGTGCTAAGCGTTACCAGCAGCCGTCCCCCGCCGGCCGGCGGGGCGGTCAGTCGGCGGCGCCCACCGCGATTCGGGCGGCATCGACGCTGGCGGCGCTTCTTCCGACTAGCCTGTCCAGCATGAACAGGTCCGGTCCTGGCATCGCGTCGCGAAAGATCGGCCCATGATCTTCAAGGGCGTGCGCGACGGCAAGCCGTATCCCGAGCACGGGCTGTCCTACCGGGACTGGTCCCAGATTCCGCCGCAACAGATCCGGCTCGACGAACTGGTCACCACGACGACGGTGCTCGCGCTGGACCGCCTGCTGTCGGAGGACTCCACCTTCTACGGCGACCTGTTCCCGCACGCGGTGCGGTGGAAGGGCGTCACCTATCTCGAGGACGGCCTGCACCGCGCGGTCCGGGCGGCGCTGCGGAACCGCACCGTGCTGCACGCCCGGGTGTTCGACATGGACATGGCGCCGGGGCCGCCCCGGTAGCCGGTCACGTTTACGCGCTGGCGGGTGTCGACTGAGTGAGGACGTTAGTTCACACCGCAACCTGCTAGGAGGATCGCCATGTCCCGGTTGCCAGGGGTCTCCGACCGCGACGCCGGCCTGGGGGCCAAGATTGCCTTCTTCTTCACCAAGCGCAAGCTGGCCCAGATGACCGGTCTGCAAACGGCCGGGATGCTGGAACCGCTGCGGATGTACGCGCACATCCCCCGGCTGCTCAGCGCCTACGGGCGGCTCGAGCAGGCCGAATCGAAGCTGGACATCCTCAGCCCCCGGCACCGCGCCCTCGCGGAGCTCAAGGCGGCGACGACGGTGCGCTGCGAGTACTGCATCGACCTCGGTTCACAGATCGCCCGCCAGTGGGGCATCACCGACGAGGAACTGCTCGCCCTGTCCGACTATCGAAACGCCGCGTGCTTCTCCGTCGTCGACAAGCTGATCCTCGAATACGCCACCGCGATCAGCCGCACCCCCGTCGAGGTCAGCGACGAGCTTTTCGACGCGCTGCGCGCGCATTTCGACACCGCCCAGCTCGTCGGGCTCACCCACGTCATCACGCTGGGCAATCTGCGTGCCCGCTTCAACCTGGCGCTCGGGATCGGCTCGTCCGGCTTCTCCGGCGACCGGGTCTGCGCCATCCCCGACGCCGCCGGTGGCACGTGAGGGTGGACGCGTCCGTCGCGGCGCGTTTCGAGGCGGCGCGACCGCAGCTGGGCGCGATCGCCTACCGGATGCTGGGCTCGATCGACGACGCCCAGGACGCCGTGCAGGAAGCGTGGCTGCGCCTGAGCGGGACCGGCTGCGACGGTATCGCCAACCTGGACGCCTGGCTGACCACCGTGGTGGCCCGCATCTCGTTGAACATGCTGCGCGACCGCCGCACGCGCGGCCGGACCGTGGCCCTGCCGGATCCGATCGTGGAGGCCGAGGGCGAGTTCGACCCCGAACAGCGGGCGTTGCTGGCCGACGCGGTCGGGCTGGCGTTGTTCGTGGTGCTGGACACGTTGCCGCCGGAGCAGCGCCTGGCGTTCGTCCTGCACGACGTCTTCGCCGTGCCCTTCGATCAGATCGCACCCATCGTCGGCCGGACGCCGGAGGCGACCCGCAAGCTGGCCAGCCGCGCACGCCGGCGCATCGAAGAGGCCGACCCGGCTCCCGACGGTGACATGGTCGCCCAGCGGGAGGCCGTGGACGCCTTCTTCGCGGCGGGCCGAAGCGGCGACTTCGACCGCCTGGTAGCGGTGCTCCACCCCGACGTGGTGTTGCGCGGCGACTTCGGGCTCGGCACCCCCGGTTTCCGCACCGAGGGCGCGTCCGCCGTGGCGAAGCTGGCCCGCGGCTACGCGGGCCCGGACCGCGAGGTGCGCGCCGCGACCGTCAACGGTGCCGCGGGTGCGGTGATCTTCGCCGCCGGCCGCGCGACGGCGATCATGGGCTTCGTCGTGCGCGACGGCCTGATCGCCTCGATCGACGTGCTGGCCGACCCCGTACGCGTCGCTCGCGTCGCCCGATCAGGCCCGCGCGAGCCGCGCGCCGATCACTGACCGGCGGCCTGCAGCAGCTCCATCGCCGACGCCCGCGACAGCACCCAGCCGCCCTGGTTGACGAACGTGACGCTCTGGGTGACCGGCGACGTCAGCTTCGGGCCGGAGACCGCGACGTCGGCGGTCGCCGAACCGGCCGCGGCCGGCTGGATGTTCGTGACGTCGAACGACAGGGGCAGGTCGCCGTTCTTGGCCGCCTTCTGCAGCTTCTTGTCGGCGACGTGCGCCTCGATCCCGCTGATGCCACCCTGCACCAGGTTGCTCTTGCTGGCGAAGGAGACGCTCGGGTCGGCCAGGCTGTTCAGCACGCCGGTCAGCTGGTCGGCGGTCGGGACGTCGGCGGCCAGGGCCGGATCCTGCGGCAACGGCGCGCCGAACGCGGCGAGCCGCACCTGATCCACGGGCGCCGCGCTGGAGGCCACGCCGGCGGCGGCGCCTCCGATGACGGCGAAGGCCGCTGCGCTGGTGGCAAGCAACTTAACGGTTTTCATGGTTCCCCCTTCGACGGGCACGACTCTGAACGGATCCACACATCTGGCGTGGTCCCAGCGCGCCTGCTCCTGCTGT includes:
- the era gene encoding GTPase Era, whose translation is MTEFRSGFVCLVGRPNTGKSTLTNALVGTKVAITSTRPQTTRHTIRGIVHRDNFQIILVDTPGLHRPRTLLGKRLNDLVRDTYGEVDVIGLCIPADEAIGPGDRWIVDQIRSTAPKTTLVAIVTKIDKVPRDRVAAQLVAVSDLVGSSAEIVPVSATTGEQVDVLIDVLVAALPEGPAYYPDGELTDEPEETLMAELIREAALEGVRDELPHSLAVVIDEVNPREDRDDLIDVHAILYVERDSQKGIVIGKGGARLREVGTAARGQIEKLLGTKVYLELRVKVAKNWQSDPKQLGRLGF
- a CDS encoding hemolysin family protein — translated: MTGLSWLLGALALIAIGGMFAAIDAAISTVSLARVQELVREERPGAVSLAEVMAERPRYINLVVLLRITCEITATVLLVLFLYDNFGLNWALFGAAATMVVMSFVVIGVGPRTLGRQHAYSISLATAVPLRLISWLLMPLSRLLVVLGNALTPGRGLRNGPFASEIELREVVDLAQQRGVVAADERRMIESVFELGDTPAREVMVPRTEMIWIESDKLASQALNLAVRSGHSRLPVIGENVDDIVGVVYLKDLVQQSFLSGDRGRGITVAQVMRPAVFVPDSKPLDTLLREMQRDRNHMALLVDEYGAIAGLVSIEDVLEEIVGEIADEYDQAETAPIEDLGDKRFRVSARLPIEDLGELYDVEFDDDLDVDTVGGLLALELGRVPLPGAEVVSHGLRLQAEGGTDHRGRVRVGTVLLSPAEPESNGSGDREAEEHG
- the ybeY gene encoding rRNA maturation RNase YbeY, which codes for MSIEVSNESGVDVSEAELISVARFVIAKMDVNPAAELSMVLLDTAAMADLHMRWMDLPGPTDVMSFPMDELEPGGRPDAPEPGPSMLGDIVLCPEFAAGQADAAGHSLGHELALLTIHGVLHLLGYDHGEPDEEKEMFALQGRLLEEWVAEQVEAYRQDRQLERDRRLLDKSRYFDN
- a CDS encoding PhoH family protein → MTPRETSAVDAAGGLQANAAHVRSSIDVPPDVVVGLLGSADENLRALERSLNADVHVRGNAVTVSGESADVALAERAISELVAIVANGQPLTPEVVRHSVAMLAGTDNESPAEVLTLDILSRRGKTIRPKTLNQKRYVDAIDANTIVFGVGPAGTGKTYLAMAKAVSALQTKQVNRIILTRPAVEAGERLGFLPGTLSEKIDPYLRPLYDALYDMMDPELIPKLMSAGVIEVAPLAYMRGRTLNSAFIVLDEAQNTTAEQMKMFLTRLGFGSKMVITGDITQVDLPGGARSGLRSAIEILDSVEDIHIAELTSVDVVRHRLVSEIVDAYAKFEDPALAMNRAARRASGSRGRR
- a CDS encoding 16S rRNA (uracil(1498)-N(3))-methyltransferase, which produces MVATLFYVDALPDVGSLAVLEGDEGFHAATVRRIRPGEQLALGDGAGGLAHCEVEHAGRDGLRARVLKRWSVAAARPPVTVVQALPKSDRSELAIELATEAGADAFLAWQAARCVASWQGARADKGLRRWRAVARSAARQSRRAHIPPVDGVLSTAELAQRIRDEVATGAVVLALHESAIDPLTGIDVGGANALLLVVGPEGGIAPDEVAALTQAGAAPVRLGPQVLRTSTAAAVALGALGVLTPRWDEASSL
- the dnaJ gene encoding molecular chaperone DnaJ, with protein sequence MARDYYGLLGVSRNAGDAEIKRAYRKLARELHPDVNPDEAAQAKFKEISVAYEVLSDPEKRRIVDLGGDPLENAAAGGGFGGGFGGLGDVFEAFFGGGFSGGAASRGPMGRVRPGSDSLLRMRLDLEECATGVTKQVTVDTAVLCDRCQGKGTNGDSVPVPCDTCGGRGEVQTVQRSLLGQVMTSRPCPTCRGVGVVIPDPCHQCMGDGRVRARREISVKIPAGVGDGMRVRLAAQGEVGPGGGPAGDLYVEVHEQPHDVFVREGDDLHCTVSVPMVDAALGATITIDAILDGISEVTIPPGTQPNSVITLRGHGMPHLRSGTRGDLHVHVEVLVPTRLDHRDTELLRELKTRRSRDVPEVRSTHAGGGLFSRLRETFTGR
- the hrcA gene encoding heat-inducible transcriptional repressor HrcA: MGSADERRFEVLRAIVADFVATKEPIGSKSLVERHNLGVSSATVRNDMAVLEAEGYITQPHTSSGRVPTEKGYREFVDRLHDVKPLSSAERSAILSFLESGVDLDDVLRRAVRLLAQLTRQVAVVQYPTLTSSTVRHLEVIALTPARLLMVVITDTGRVDQRIVELGDVIDDHQLSQLREMLGQALVGKKLSAASIAVADLAGQLRAPDGLGDAVGRSATVLLESLVEHTEERLLMGGTANLTRNAADFGGSLRSILEALEEQVVVLRLLAAQQEAGKVTVRIGHETAAEEMAGTSMVTTAYGTSDTVFGGMGVLGPTRMDYPGTIASVAAVALYIGEVLGAR
- a CDS encoding type II toxin-antitoxin system VapB family antitoxin; the encoded protein is MIFKGVRDGKPYPEHGLSYRDWSQIPPQQIRLDELVTTTTVLALDRLLSEDSTFYGDLFPHAVRWKGVTYLEDGLHRAVRAALRNRTVLHARVFDMDMAPGPPR
- a CDS encoding carboxymuconolactone decarboxylase family protein, translating into MSRLPGVSDRDAGLGAKIAFFFTKRKLAQMTGLQTAGMLEPLRMYAHIPRLLSAYGRLEQAESKLDILSPRHRALAELKAATTVRCEYCIDLGSQIARQWGITDEELLALSDYRNAACFSVVDKLILEYATAISRTPVEVSDELFDALRAHFDTAQLVGLTHVITLGNLRARFNLALGIGSSGFSGDRVCAIPDAAGGT
- a CDS encoding sigma-70 family RNA polymerase sigma factor, producing the protein MRVDASVAARFEAARPQLGAIAYRMLGSIDDAQDAVQEAWLRLSGTGCDGIANLDAWLTTVVARISLNMLRDRRTRGRTVALPDPIVEAEGEFDPEQRALLADAVGLALFVVLDTLPPEQRLAFVLHDVFAVPFDQIAPIVGRTPEATRKLASRARRRIEEADPAPDGDMVAQREAVDAFFAAGRSGDFDRLVAVLHPDVVLRGDFGLGTPGFRTEGASAVAKLARGYAGPDREVRAATVNGAAGAVIFAAGRATAIMGFVVRDGLIASIDVLADPVRVARVARSGPREPRADH